In Primulina eburnea isolate SZY01 chromosome 5, ASM2296580v1, whole genome shotgun sequence, a single window of DNA contains:
- the LOC140833126 gene encoding multiple organellar RNA editing factor 3, mitochondrial isoform X2 gives MLNFNEWEIKEIRFQENRSQRIVQDLFPPIPEYLVLSDVFTQDNEKPLRFHPFTDHPPSLLLLSSIPRPHFRIFNGKSILVRVGSVVSIMAARLFATRRAFASFLSRSRGRTLPLVPYHWTYLPDPIAVPIRLRTSGSGYSPLNDPSPNWSNRPPKETILLDGCDYEHWLIVMEFTSDPKPTEDEMIDSYVKTLASVIGSEEEAKKKIYSVCTTTYTGFGALISEELSYKVKGLSGVLWVLPDSYLDVPNKDYGGDLFVDGKVIHRPQYRFTERQNSRTRPRPRYDRRRETMQVQRGEAFASITERNKN, from the exons ATGTTGAATTTCAACGAATGGGAGATTAAAGAAAtaagatttcaagaaaatcgttCGCAGAGAATAGTACAAGATTTATTTCCGCCAATCCCAGAATATTTGGTGTTAAGTGATGTATTCACTCAAG ACAACGAAAAACCCCTTCGCTTTCATCCATTCACAGACCATCCGCCATCGTTATTACTTCTCAGTTCTATTCCCCGTCCTCACTTTCGAATCTTCAACGGAAAATCGATACTTGTGAGAG TGGGATCAGTAGTCAGCATTATGGCGGCAAGACTTTTTGCCACGCGGCGTGCATTTGCCTCCTTTCTCTCACGCTCCCGTGGACGCACCTTGCCTCTGGTCCCATACCATTGGACCTATCTACCTGACCCGATTGCTGTACCTATCCGATTGAGGACGTCAGGATCTGGTTATTCTCCTCTGAATGACCCTTCCCCAAACTGGAGCAACCGGCCTCCGAAGGAGACAATACTCCTGGATGGATGTGATTACGAGCACTGGCTTATAGTTATGGAGTTCACTTCCGACCCTAAGCCCACCGAAGATGAGATGATTGATTCTTATGTTAAAACCCTGGCCTCCGTTATTGGGAG TGAAGAGGAAGCAAAGAAAAAGATATATTCAGTTTGTACTACGACTTACACTGGGTTTGGCGCGTTGATCTCGGAAGAGCTCTCCTACAAGGTCAAAG GACTTTCCGGTGTTTTATGGGTATTGCCCGATTCGTATCTCGATGTCCCCAACAAGGACTATGGAG GAGATCTCTTTGTTGATGGAAAGGTCATTCATAGGCCACAATATAGGTTCACTGAAAGGCAGAATTCAAGGACTAGGCCTCGCCCACGCTACGATAGACGTCGGGAGACTATGCAAGTTCAGAGGGGAGAGGCCTTTGCCTCGATTACGGAGCGCAACAAGAATTGA
- the LOC140833126 gene encoding multiple organellar RNA editing factor 3, mitochondrial isoform X3, with amino-acid sequence MLNFNEWEIKEIRFQENRSQRIVQDLFPPIPEYLVLSDVFTQAFVTVGSVVSIMAARLFATRRAFASFLSRSRGRTLPLVPYHWTYLPDPIAVPIRLRTSGSGYSPLNDPSPNWSNRPPKETILLDGCDYEHWLIVMEFTSDPKPTEDEMIDSYVKTLASVIGSEEEAKKKIYSVCTTTYTGFGALISEELSYKVKGLSGVLWVLPDSYLDVPNKDYGGDLFVDGKVIHRPQYRFTERQNSRTRPRPRYDRRRETMQVQRGEAFASITERNKN; translated from the exons ATGTTGAATTTCAACGAATGGGAGATTAAAGAAAtaagatttcaagaaaatcgttCGCAGAGAATAGTACAAGATTTATTTCCGCCAATCCCAGAATATTTGGTGTTAAGTGATGTATTCACTCAAG CCTTTGTGACAGTGGGATCAGTAGTCAGCATTATGGCGGCAAGACTTTTTGCCACGCGGCGTGCATTTGCCTCCTTTCTCTCACGCTCCCGTGGACGCACCTTGCCTCTGGTCCCATACCATTGGACCTATCTACCTGACCCGATTGCTGTACCTATCCGATTGAGGACGTCAGGATCTGGTTATTCTCCTCTGAATGACCCTTCCCCAAACTGGAGCAACCGGCCTCCGAAGGAGACAATACTCCTGGATGGATGTGATTACGAGCACTGGCTTATAGTTATGGAGTTCACTTCCGACCCTAAGCCCACCGAAGATGAGATGATTGATTCTTATGTTAAAACCCTGGCCTCCGTTATTGGGAG TGAAGAGGAAGCAAAGAAAAAGATATATTCAGTTTGTACTACGACTTACACTGGGTTTGGCGCGTTGATCTCGGAAGAGCTCTCCTACAAGGTCAAAG GACTTTCCGGTGTTTTATGGGTATTGCCCGATTCGTATCTCGATGTCCCCAACAAGGACTATGGAG GAGATCTCTTTGTTGATGGAAAGGTCATTCATAGGCCACAATATAGGTTCACTGAAAGGCAGAATTCAAGGACTAGGCCTCGCCCACGCTACGATAGACGTCGGGAGACTATGCAAGTTCAGAGGGGAGAGGCCTTTGCCTCGATTACGGAGCGCAACAAGAATTGA
- the LOC140833126 gene encoding multiple organellar RNA editing factor 3, mitochondrial isoform X1 translates to MLNFNEWEIKEIRFQENRSQRIVQDLFPPIPEYLVLSDVFTQDNEKPLRFHPFTDHPPSLLLLSSIPRPHFRIFNGKSILVRAFVTVGSVVSIMAARLFATRRAFASFLSRSRGRTLPLVPYHWTYLPDPIAVPIRLRTSGSGYSPLNDPSPNWSNRPPKETILLDGCDYEHWLIVMEFTSDPKPTEDEMIDSYVKTLASVIGSEEEAKKKIYSVCTTTYTGFGALISEELSYKVKGLSGVLWVLPDSYLDVPNKDYGGDLFVDGKVIHRPQYRFTERQNSRTRPRPRYDRRRETMQVQRGEAFASITERNKN, encoded by the exons ATGTTGAATTTCAACGAATGGGAGATTAAAGAAAtaagatttcaagaaaatcgttCGCAGAGAATAGTACAAGATTTATTTCCGCCAATCCCAGAATATTTGGTGTTAAGTGATGTATTCACTCAAG ACAACGAAAAACCCCTTCGCTTTCATCCATTCACAGACCATCCGCCATCGTTATTACTTCTCAGTTCTATTCCCCGTCCTCACTTTCGAATCTTCAACGGAAAATCGATACTTGTGAGAG CCTTTGTGACAGTGGGATCAGTAGTCAGCATTATGGCGGCAAGACTTTTTGCCACGCGGCGTGCATTTGCCTCCTTTCTCTCACGCTCCCGTGGACGCACCTTGCCTCTGGTCCCATACCATTGGACCTATCTACCTGACCCGATTGCTGTACCTATCCGATTGAGGACGTCAGGATCTGGTTATTCTCCTCTGAATGACCCTTCCCCAAACTGGAGCAACCGGCCTCCGAAGGAGACAATACTCCTGGATGGATGTGATTACGAGCACTGGCTTATAGTTATGGAGTTCACTTCCGACCCTAAGCCCACCGAAGATGAGATGATTGATTCTTATGTTAAAACCCTGGCCTCCGTTATTGGGAG TGAAGAGGAAGCAAAGAAAAAGATATATTCAGTTTGTACTACGACTTACACTGGGTTTGGCGCGTTGATCTCGGAAGAGCTCTCCTACAAGGTCAAAG GACTTTCCGGTGTTTTATGGGTATTGCCCGATTCGTATCTCGATGTCCCCAACAAGGACTATGGAG GAGATCTCTTTGTTGATGGAAAGGTCATTCATAGGCCACAATATAGGTTCACTGAAAGGCAGAATTCAAGGACTAGGCCTCGCCCACGCTACGATAGACGTCGGGAGACTATGCAAGTTCAGAGGGGAGAGGCCTTTGCCTCGATTACGGAGCGCAACAAGAATTGA